The Dioscorea cayenensis subsp. rotundata cultivar TDr96_F1 chromosome 16, TDr96_F1_v2_PseudoChromosome.rev07_lg8_w22 25.fasta, whole genome shotgun sequence sequence aattattttaattataataattaaaataataatagggGTATTACAccccattaattaattattttaattataataatagttaaaaaaataatgatgtttaaattattttattatgttaattaatatgTAATGTTGATACTTGAGGAGTTTCCATATTCCAGCGCAGTAGGCAGCCTCATGTATACCATGATATGTACTCGACTTGATATTTCACATGCAGTTAGTGTTGACAGTCGATATATGACAGATCTAATTAAAACTCATTGATAAGAAGTAATTTGGattttaagatatttaaaagGTAATGTTGATACTTGTTTGTAGGGCTGTAaatgagccgagccgagccgagtattaccaggctcgagctcgttcgagccattttttttgtgctcgagctcggctcgctgAAAATCTCAaggagctcgagctcggctcgtttaagctcgagttagaataatatatatatatataatataagtaatttaatatagttatataattatatatttttgtaattaatatataaataatttaatattatatataagctcatttaggctcgcgagcctcacgagctgagtatatttgggctcgagctcggctcgacaacataaacgagcagctcgagctcggctcggctcgtgaaGAATCGAATCGATTCGAGTACTGACCGAgccgatctcgagtagctcacgagtagcttggctcgtttacaccCCTACTTGTTTGGTGTTTTGTAGTGGCATTAGTAAATTGGTTGGTTATGCTTACTCAGACCATGCAGGAGATCTCGATAGAAGAAGGTCTTTGACTAGTTATGTTTTTACATTAGGAAATAGTGCCATCAGTTGGAAATCAACTTTACAGTCTATAGTCGCCTTATCTACAACTAAAGCAAAATATATGGCGCTGACTGAAGCTATTAAAGAGGCGATTTGGCTATGAGGCTTGTATAATGAACTTATTTCAGATCATCAGGAGATTGTTGTCTTTTGTGATAGCCAAAGTGCAATACATTTAACCAAAGATCAAATGATTCCTGGAAAGACAAAACTCATTGAAGTCAAATATCATTTCATTCGTAAAATTATTGTTGAAGgcaaaataaatgttaaaaatattgGTTTAGCGAATAATCATGCTGATATGTTAACCAAGTCTCTACCGCTAGCCAAGTTCAAGCATTGCCTGAACTTAATTGGCATACTCGGCACTTGACTACCCTTTAAGGTTACttcagaggaggaggagatttagaagtttcaaatatataaaattcaagACAAGATGAAGATTTGTTAAGTGTGTATAAGATATACCTTGAATTTTTACACATGTTGTTTACAAATTGGCATGCCTAAACCCCAAGGTAGCCCTTCATTTTTGACAAGCATGTATGAAGCCTCCATTTAAACATGCGTGGAGCCACAACTTTTGGCATCCATGTATGAATGCATGGACTTTTAATTGGTCCATTTTGCCTATAAATACATGGCCCTTTGGTCATGTTAAGAGGAACACATAACCACAAAAACAACAAGAGTGGGTTTTAGATAAATAAGTGTGTTAGGGTTTTTTAGTTGAGAGGCATTGAGTGAAATCTCTACTTGTATATCTACAATCTTTATTGTGAAAAattcctcctccttctcccgTGGATGTAAGCATCAAAAAGCCGAACCACGTAATCTTGgtgtcttcttttattttttccactttattttaatatcttgtGTTGCTACTATCATTCAATCTTAACATTAGCCATAAATCAAGTTTTAAGGGCATTGACATTTTTAACAAAACGCTTTGTGTGCATTCTCATATCTAAGTAATTAAACAACTTAAATACATGCTATCAAGTAATACATAGTATTTCACCACTACAAACatcaaaaaaaaacaacatatttgaaccaaaacttcaagctaaaaaaaaaatgccataACCTAGAAACTTAGATTTGAAGGAAGCAAGAAAGACTCTAACACAAGACTTACTTAGAAGAAGCATAGTTCACATTACCTCTTGACCTCTCTCTTAGTTCCCAAGGTGTGCAAATGAAAGCTTTGGGCCATCACCTATCTTGCCAAAGATGATAGCACCAAAGTAAAGAAAGTTATGGGCTACCATACCTCCTTTTGAAGCTCAAAACCTCATATGATGACATGGCTTTGGCAGGGTTGTTGGAGAAGGGAAGCATGGCTTTAGGTTGGAGAAAATGAAAGGTAGAAGAGAAAGGAAAATAGTTAGTTCTCTAGTGTAttaatcaacaaagaaaaaaaaagttagtgcTGTTATAAAAAATGTAGGACTGAATAGAGCAAGgttacaacaaaaagaaatgaaaaataatgctaGAAATTAAATGACACACAGATATTACGTGAAAACCCACTAAATAATTAAGGTAAAGACCATAAgtaagataaaataatttactaagggggcgtttggttggatgtatttcaAAATATAGTGGATTTTCAATTACAATGTAACTaaaaatacttggttttcaaaatacattgcagtcaaatcttgtgtttaattGGATGTAATTGGatttactgtattataagattttatatttgtttggaaggacttgtaaatctggaattgaaaagtacatgtttggttggatgtattttgAGGGTATGGTTACTCATGGTAAGATTACCCCcatactttattaaatattaatttgttatgatatacttattattaaatatatattaattattaactttagttttttattttatttatattatttattatatttaaaaaagttatattttaataattagtaataatacattaattttaattattaattgaaattaataattaaatcatcaatttaattaataattaaattatcaacaaatttcacgtgaattaatttaattaataatcaacaCTTAAGTTACAGACTGAGTTAAAAAATGGccttttttggttttcttcctttttttttcggTTCGGATATAGATTGCCATACATGATCTAAGAACTACTAGGGGTTTGGAAAACATAACACAAATGACATTTCCAGTCCTCAATTGATGATGTAGATTTACCCCCATTAAATCCACAATTGACATTTCTTCAGCTTATCATTTactcactcaaaaacacaaataaagagcaacacaaagtaaatccaaaaccaaaagaaatgaaacaaaccaAAAGAGGAGATGTCTTCAACGCGGTCCTTCGTCTTCTTTCCTCAGCACGACAACAAGCAAAACACCTTCCTTCGTCTTCAACGCCATCGCATGACAACCGAAATAATCAAGGCAAACAAAATTTCAGTAAAATCCATACAAACCTAGTGAGAAACAGATCAAGTAGGACCAAAACGGGACCTTAATCATGGTGCGGGAGATGCAGACGCAATACGCCGGTGGGTGCGTCGTCGTCGGTGCTGAGGAGCTGCGCCGGCGTCGATGATGAGGGTCTTCAACTCACACAACCAACTATTACATCTGAATCCTGAGCTCCACTCACCCTCAGAAGGGAAATCATGAATTCCTCACGTGATAACACGTGCGGGATTTTACAAATCTCTGCCAGCtttggatttggttttacggtcaaaaatgaccgtaaaaccaaatccatcagttatgatattttaaaacccttcagaaaaagaaatcccttgaaacaaacatttgatttcaaaatacaagggatttggagttacatgtaactccaaattcCTTGAAACAAACACCCCCTAAGTGGAAAAATTTtaggagttacaaactctctaataataatgagaaaacCACTATTCCCTCTCATATTTAAAGAATTTACTAACTCTCAACAATATTttcctcacatatatatatatatatatatttcctcacttcttcattctcacaatatatatatatatatatccccacTTCTTCACTCTCACACTCTCAATTCACTTCTCACAAATGGTGCAATGCAGAGCTTCAACCTTCATGTCTATTCATAGCCAGAGTTGAATGGTAGTAAGAGTTTAAACTCTTGATTAACCCACTCAATCCCACCCACCAACCAAAAAAAGATGCAATCATTTTTGATAAAACAAAATCTCACATACATAGTCCATCATTAACAATATTTAACAAGTGGTGGAGTCCACAGAGGGGCTTTTAGTAGACAAATTATAATAAGAGGACGGAAGAGCAAATTGACTATAACAGACGGATTAATTAAGGTATTAAATCTAACATAAATGATAGATCCAAGTTCTGATTACCAAGATCAATTTGTCCACATCCTAAAGCAAATCCAACGGTAGATGAAACTATTGAGCATATAAACCGTCCGATTTTAATCGTAAGGTCCCTGTTTCTTATAGTACTTGTTTAGAGGGCCCACCAACCAATGGTGGGGTCCTGATCTCGAGACTAAGAAGGCCTCGGAGAGGGTTCAGCAATGGCGGAGCTCCGGCATTCGGCGTCGATGGGGAGCCGCGCCTCATCCTCTCCGGCCAAGCGCGACGCCGCCGCCATCCCCCTCACCTTCGATCGCCACCGAGATCATCCCTCCGGCGACTACGACGATGATGATCCCCGCCGCGATCGAGATCGAGATCCACTTCGTTTCCTCCCTCCTTCTCTTCGATCTCTCATTCACCTTGACGATGCTAGGGCTCTTGCTTCTTCTCACTCTAGGATCCTTGCCGTGCTGGGTTTGATCCTGTGTGTTGCGGCGCTTGTGTCACTCCCTTCACTCTGGAGTCGCCTGGTGATTCTCTCTCTGGAAAAAATTGTGGcttttttttggggaaaattCTTGTTTTGGAGTTTTACTGAATCGTTTGAGAGGAGTTTGAGTGATCTATGATGGTTAGAATCTTAGAATTCTCCATTTTGGGAACCTGGTTGTAATTTTGAGATTCGTTGCTATtgagttttctctttgttttggtGCTGGTTTCACTTGGGTGCGTTATGTTCTTAAAGACTCCATTTTCATGCTACTGCTTGTTTCGCACTTGTTTTATAACTTACTGTTTTCGTTCGCTGTTTTATTcttgtctttctttctttgatctTGTAAGCAGTCTTAGcaatcttgtgtttttgtgaGTTCAAATGTTTGGCTGCTTTGATGCATCAATGCTTTCGTCCTCTGTTAGACTCATATTAGTAATTGAGATGGAACTGGAAGCTCACTGGCTCTTTTGGGACAACTTAGCATGTATCCCTTGTTTATTCTCTTGTTGAACACGTGTCACTGATTATGCTTTCATCTTGTTTCTAGACCGCACCGTATTTATGCACCAAGGATGGAATTGTGCTTCGGTGTCCATTTGTAAGTTTCAATAAGGAGCTTCATTGATTCATCTGCATTTGACTTTGGTATAACAATCAATTGGAACTAATTGTGCTATATGTTACAAATAGGTAAAAGAGCCACCTTCTCTCTGGGAGAATCCACACTCCGCAACTACTTCATGGAAGCCATGTGCTGAACGCCAGGAGAATGAGATTTCAGGTGAGTTTGTTTGCTATCACTATCGTTTtatcttaaatatattttgctTCTATTTTTGGGTTATGTTGTATTCCATTTTGGCATGATTAGTGCTGTATGTGGACATGATACTGTATGACTCTGTTACATGCAAAGTTCTTGATGAATGCCTATTTTACCGTTTCAGTAACAGGTGGATTATAGATATGTGTATTGCTTATTAAAAAGTTCCTTGTTAACTTACTATATCCTTTTCTCAATCAGGTTTTAGTATTTTTCTTGGGCACTTGACAATGTATCCACTTTCATTCCTGTCCTGCAGATCTTCCACCTGAGAATGAAACTTCGggttatatatttattcatgCTGAGGGTGGCTTGAATCAACAGCGTATTGCTGTATGTATGCTTCCCTTCTGGCCAAAGTTCTTGCTCATTATAACTGGATATATGCTTCATTGATGAAAATTTCTTGCTCATGCAGTCTGACTTCTGTATCTCTCTTTCGTATTTAGAGTTGCTTACTTCTGTAGCAATCAGCTGTAATTTATGAACTGATGGTTTCTTGCAGATATGCAATGCTGTGGCTGTGGCCAAAATTATGAATGCAACTCTTATATTGCCAGTTCTGAAGCAAGACCAAATCTGGAAAGATCAAACGTAAGATTCTGAAAAAGCATGCATTGCTACATAGcttataatataaattgttaCTACAGTTGCAACCTGTTATTTTTCTTCCAATGAAGTGTGTTTTAGTTTATCTTTGACTTGCAATTTTAGTGAAACATGAAAAATCATGAATGTATGTTCTGTCCTAGATCTAATTGTTGTGGTTGCATTTGTGACCTATGGAAAAGCTATTAAATGTGAAGAGAGCATGGAATTGTAGGTAaagttcaattttatttaaataaaaatgaactaGTGAGAAGTTCAGCCACATGCATGATAAATGACTTTCAAGCTTAAGCGCAACATGTTCAAAAAGTAACTTGGGGTTTTAAACCTATTTATGGATATTGGCATTATTGTTAGTTCCTTTTTCAATAAGCATATTGTGCATGCATTCCGATTCCACAGTTGTGGTgaacatttaaattttcaaacttaACATTTTCCTATCTTCACTATCATGTTAGAGGAAGTTCCGTTTTCAATGAGTATTATTGTGCCTGAATTCAGGCTTCATTAGTGTGGTTAAGACATACTTTTTGAATTTGAACAGTTTCCTGTCTCCCTTATCATTCTCACATTTCTTGCTTGGTGCAACTAAGATCAATTACTTGGGGATGAAACAGGTCCAAGTATGATGAAATTGAtcttgtaaattaattattacttaCTAGTTACTGAAGAATTGACTACAGTGTATGGGGCATGCATCAAGCCCTCCATAGGTGCTCCAAACATTTATCTGGATCTTAATTTTTTATCCTCTAGACATGTTTTTTGGTCTTTGACTCAATGCACTAAATTTATGCCTATCTTTGTGCAGGAAGTTTGAAGATATATTTGATGTCGATCATTTCATTGAGTATTTGAAGTACGATGTTCATATAGTACGTGACATTCCTGACTGGTTTCTAGACAAAACAGAGCTTTTTACAAGTATAAGGTTGTTGCTGATCTTATCTGttatatatttcttattgttCCATTTCCTTTCTTTCTGAATTATAGTTTTTATCTAATAAATCCATCTCAAATGAGATTAGCGTTTTATGTTATGTGTATGCCATATGATTGTTTTCCTTGGTTTATTGTTTTTAGTGTCTCTTCTGATCTGTTGCAAAAGGCCTGTACATGTCTcacatatttttcttgattggGCCTAAGGCTATTACTATTTTAGGCTATTACTATTTTTCTTTGCTTGTTAGGCTTAGAGGGTGAGTGTCCTGTATCTTTTTGTGATGACAAATGGTTTGGTTCTGATATCTGGCGTGAAGTCAATGCAACGCATGACCTTTTAACTTTCAATTATTTCCTGACACTTGTAAAAGCTTTTAGTTCCTAGATACTGTTCTGTAGCTCTTGGCTGCATCATGGCTTGCCATCTGGGTAAACAGTTTTATGGTCAGTGTGATTTGATCTTTGTCATTACAGGTTAGTGCGTGAAAATGTAAGTTTTGGGTTTATTAGAAATTCTTTGATTGTTGTTGATCTTTGGGTATTCAAGTCTTGCAATGACTTGCATACGATAGACTACTTCTAGATGCCtgatatattaaaaatacactTCCTTGGTGTGGAATGTTTTTTATGTAGTTGGAATCTAAGGAGTTTGTGGAAATACTAAATTCTCTTATTCTATACTCCATAAACTCCTGGACTTACAATATACATTGGTATAAAACCAGAAAAGAATAATGACCAAGCTAACATGAAATCAAACTAGAAATAGGATAAGCTCAACTGAACTAATATGAAGGCCACCATGATACCCAACTTGCTTAACAGAAAATTGGTGCATAACTCTTGAGTAATACTCGGTTGCAGTAGAAGAAAAGCAGAGTGGGTTTAGGATTAGCCATTGTAGATGGAGGAAGGCAGAATCaccaaacatcaaaataattaataagagaGGATAATGATCAAACTAATCTGAAATCATATTAGAACTAGAATGAGCTCAACTAAACTAAGATAAGCACATGCTAACATAATGGAAGACTAGTAACTAGATATATCCTCTATTCATGCTTCTTTTCTGTTCTCCTTATTTATGAGCTTTGCGTATTGAGCTTCCATAAGAGTAGATTACAGTATGCCTCTAAGAACCTGTGTTTAATTACAatcatatgtttattttgaCACATAAAATTTCTGGTTTACTCTACTAGATTAAATATAATTGCTTAGACAAGGACATACCAAtatcatttttgaattttggcTGAATCTTAATCATTTGCATGGTGTAGTGGAAATGGGGGcattgttttggttttaatttgatATCTGACTGAAAAGCATAACGTTGACCTGTGGTTGGAGCAGGCGGCTGCTCCATCTTCAAAAGGAAATTGATGTTCTCATGTAGTGATGAGGCCAGAAGAGATGGGGTTCTCCATCcatcattattaaattaatacataacaatgtaatataaaattaattgtttattatccttttcatttttttttttatatttctataagttttgactgaaacaAAACCATTACCGAAAGAGAatagcttttgttttttttcaaatgaacattaaaataaatttcaaaatcatgATTTCATCCCATGATTGTTACTAGTTCCTTAGTGTTGATGTTGGTTTGAATGTGTACAACAGCAGGTTATGAGTTGGTTGCCATAAAAACAATCTGAATTTTATGGGTTTGTTTGATTACGATTGTCTgatcatgcaaaaaaaaaaatttcctgcTGTTGACTTTGAACTCCATTTCTCTGGCAGGCGTACGGTAAAAAACATTCCAAAGTATGCCCCAGCGCAGTTTTATATTGACAATGTACTTCCAAGAATTAAGGAGAAGAAAATCATGGCTCTGAAGCCTTTTGTTGATAGGTTGGGGTAAGTAGCAGACCAGAATAGACACTTGATCTTCTAGCATCACATCCTTATGTTTTGCATGATTTCTTGTGCTTAATGAGGTTGAATGGTTCATGGTGGTCACATTTACTTTGTTGGCTACCAATgagatttgattatttttatacattatttCAGGTATGATAATGTTCCCGCTGAAATAAACAGGCTGAGGTGCAGAGTCAACTATCATGCTTTGAAATTTTTACCGGAGATTGAGGAAATGGCAAACCTTTTAGCTTCCAGGATGAGAAACCGAACAGGCAGTTCAAACCCTTACATGTAACTAACATTGATTGACTTTCTTTCAActtgttattttttgaaaaacctGTTTTTAAGCCTATGATTCCAACTCTTTTTCAAACAGGGCACTGCACCTTAGGTTTGAGAAAGGAATGGTAGGACTTTccttttgtgattttgttggAACTAGAGAAGAGAAAGCAATGATGGCAGCATATAGACAAAAGGAATGGCCAAGGCGATATAAGGTCTTtgaaaatttctattttatctTGAACTCAAGTCAAACATGATTAGgcttttctcatgttttgttATGTGCTTCCTTGCAGAATGGATCTCACCTCTGGGAACTAGCCCTTCAGAAGCGAAAAGAAGGGCGCTGCCCCCTTGAGCCTGGAGAAGTTGCTGTGATACTACGGGCAATGGGATACCCTAAAGAGACACAGATATATGTTGCTTCCGGACAGGTTTATGGTGGTCAAAACAGGATGGCTCCTCTCAGAAACATGTTTCCCTAATTTGgtaaatcttttcttttcttaaaaatttaaaatagaagaTTATCTGATTTTGCATcatatttatgataatatttctTCTTTGGAGTCAAGCAACATTTTAATGCAatctttatcatgtttttgtagtttataaaaaaaattaaaaaaaggtaatAGTGTGTATTACAGAATTAAAAATAGGGAATTAGGTTTAGCTGCTCTTGCAAATGAGAGGAATTTCATTTGATGTCTTCCACATTATGTCTCTGATAATATTTCTAGAATTAAAAGTCAATATTGGTTTGTTAAGTCGAAGCAATTGTTCATTATGGTCTCTTAAGTGAAAAATGTTCATTTTGGTCCCCAACTAGACACCTATTGCTCAATTTGGCCCTTCTTTTCAGTTTCTGTGTGCAAAGTGGCAGCGACCTAGTTTAAATGTTGACATGCCAGCTTATGTGGCATGCCACGTGACCAACTTAGtctgaaaatattataaaatttgtataGCATATCATTAAGAGCATAAATCAAAGCTATAAATATGGTTTGAGCCAAATTTAGTCAAATTTGAATTCTTGAAAATAAATTGATTCAATCCTAATTTTGAGCTGAATTGAGCCAAGGctcaagcattcaaaattaaCATCGAGATAAGGTCAAATAAACTTTTGAGTTAATTTTGACCTCGAGCTGCGTTTGAGCTTGAGTTAATGTTAAGCCGAGCTCAAGCTAGGCCCAGCCTAATAAGCTCGGCTCATTCGCAGTCCTGTTCTTAGCTGGTAATTCAGCTTCATCTATTCTTTATTGGATTCATTGATTGAAACTAATACCATCTTTGGGTTATGTATGCCCCATGTTATTTCCAGCCTTCGATTTCTAATAACCTAAATTCACATGTCAAAGAATGAACTGTAACAACATATCGAAGAGCAAATGTGTCATGttttttgagtttatatttaatacttaGATGGTGCCATTTGCAATATTCAAGAAGTTATACCCATTACCAACATCAAGAGATCGTATGATAATTATCTTTGTTACTAGCAAACGAGAAT is a genomic window containing:
- the LOC120279393 gene encoding protein PECTIC ARABINOGALACTAN SYNTHESIS-RELATED-like — translated: MAELRHSASMGSRASSSPAKRDAAAIPLTFDRHRDHPSGDYDDDDPRRDRDRDPLRFLPPSLRSLIHLDDARALASSHSRILAVLGLILCVAALVSLPSLWSRLTAPYLCTKDGIVLRCPFVKEPPSLWENPHSATTSWKPCAERQENEISDLPPENETSGYIFIHAEGGLNQQRIAICNAVAVAKIMNATLILPVLKQDQIWKDQTKFEDIFDVDHFIEYLKYDVHIVRDIPDWFLDKTELFTSIRRTVKNIPKYAPAQFYIDNVLPRIKEKKIMALKPFVDRLGYDNVPAEINRLRCRVNYHALKFLPEIEEMANLLASRMRNRTGSSNPYMALHLRFEKGMVGLSFCDFVGTREEKAMMAAYRQKEWPRRYKNGSHLWELALQKRKEGRCPLEPGEVAVILRAMGYPKETQIYVASGQVYGGQNRMAPLRNMFP